One window of Hydractinia symbiolongicarpus strain clone_291-10 chromosome 3, HSymV2.1, whole genome shotgun sequence genomic DNA carries:
- the LOC130636377 gene encoding uncharacterized protein LOC130636377, with protein sequence MSASHSEYIQKLCRLCGKKIVKSKHYVNFKSCDIYSEVFQSIYGIYCEQEDPCVFPKFTCNGCRRKLDEMKTSKKIIGTAASFYPHVDENCVCMNYAVNRKDSLKILELDVSMKKVGFSICDKSDNYKRVYTLCQNEKELNHLLTIRIDNSNGWDFSIYGKPMEKETIQLTKTLPCVLKNDDISTFSSFWKSVSVCTGLQGYEDVIKSRCNFEQPFMNQSGTFPVAFVEDDKMVRFDEDNFKTIRHTNCHFLAEKPSSVCSMCNSFKPTVKKVRSRRKSDDSVLDSSHTNIRYLSREELEERYRNTQGEKQRAIKKVAQLSSWVRKITEKECIHVDDEQHEFIKNIVCNEETCPEIPEGSPQWLLWEQQKEMASKSSPNGMRWHPLIIRWCLSLYHHSPAAYKHLRNPNLNFLKLPHIDTLKKYINFTDPMCGFNPDVIERLIVDSKIATLDDHQKNVSLIYDEMKIKADLVFRQSTGQLVGFTDMGDINDELVEFQKRAEGSSENDRHFASYVIVFMVRGIVSSLVYPFGYFASLGFTSDQLYPCVWEATYVLEAIGFYVRAFISDGASPNRKFYKIMVTPDIGNTYWTNNLLSLDRKIFFISDVPHLIKTTRNCFENSHGNNNTRNLFLDHMDISWNHLVNVYEWDLNLHGAAPGLRKLYKLKEDHIKLTPRLRMQVKLATQVLSKTTADALEVQGLHYTKSTIKFVRMFDQVFDCLNVSSINQDRGGKIALAAYRDVNDWRFEFLEKEFLEHYLGRWEEQANDTPNLSQDEKNKLLLSKQTINGWKITVKSFVELTKLLLQSPNVKMILSEKFSQDPLEEHFARQRRSGGTCDNPTLYQFGQQELSLLVMKSELIRDLRGNTRRGNQNQIHLDVNDMRKLPQKRKR encoded by the exons ATGTCTGCTTCACATTCAGAGTATATTCAAAAGCTATGTAGATTGTGTGggaagaaaattgtgaaaagtAAACATTACGTTAATTTTAAATCTTGTGATATTTACAGTGAAGTGTTTCAATCTATATATGGAATATATTGTGAACAAGAAGATCCTTGTGTATTTCCTAAATTTACTTGTAATGGATGTAGAAGAAAATTAGATGAGATGAAaacgtcaaaaaaaataattggtacTGCTGCATCATTTTACCCTCATGTGGATGAAAATTGTGTGTGCATGAATTATGCTGTAAACAGAAAAGACAGCTTAAAAATACTGGAATTAGATGTGAGTATGAAGAAAGTTGGTTTTAGTATATGTGATAAATCGGATAACTATAAACGTGTCTATACCCTTTgtcaaaatgaaaaagaattaaaccATTTGCTTACAATACGTATAGACAACAGCAATGGTTGGGATTTCTCCATATATGGGAAACCTATGGAGAAAGAAACAATACAACTAACAAAAACTCTGCCatgtgttttgaaaaatgatgatATTTCAACTTTCTCGTCATTCTGGAAGTCAGTCAGTGTTTGCACGGGGTTACAAGGTTATGAAGATGTAATCAAGTCGAGATGTAATTTCGAACAGCCATTCATGAATCAGAGTGGAACATTTCCAGTAGCTTTTGTTGAAGACGATAAAATGGTCAGATTTGatgaagacaattttaaaacaatacgcCATACCAACTGTCATTTTTTAGCTGAAAAACCTTCATCTGTATGTAGTATGTGCAATTCTTTTAaaccaacagttaaaaaagttagaagtagacggAAAAGTGATGATTCTGTGCTTGATTCCTCACATACAAACATTCGATATCTTTCCAGAGAAGAACTAGAGGAAAGATATCGCAATACTCAGGGAGAAAAACAGAGAGCAATAAAGAAAGTTGCCCAATTATCATCttgggtaagaaaaattactgaGAAAGAATGCATCCATGTTGATGATGAGCAACacgaatttataaaaaatattgtttgcaaTGAGGAAACATGTCCTGAAATACCCGAAGGCAGTCCCCAGTGGTTGTTATGGGAGCAACAAAAAGAAATGGCTTCCAAAAGTTCACCTAATGGCATGAGATGGCACCCACTAATTATTAGGTGGTGCCTCAGTTTATACCACCATTCACCAGCAGCATATAAACATTTGCGAAATccgaatttgaattttttaaaactcccACATATTGACAcacttaaaaaatacataaacttCACTGATCCAATGTGTGGATTCAATCCAGATGTCATTGAAAGATTAATAGTGGATAGTAAAATTGCAACTCTGGATGATCACCAAAAAAACGTTTCGCTTATTTATGATGAGATGAAAATAAAAGCTGACTTGGTGTTCAGACAGTCAACTGGACAATTGGTTGGTTTCACTGATATGGGGGATATTAACGATGAGTTAGTTGAATTTCAAAAACGTGCTGAGGGATCATCAGAGAATGATCGTCACTTTGCTTCCTATGTGATAGTGTTTATGGTTCGAGGAATTGTTTCATCTCTGGTGTATCCTTTTGGATATTTCGCATCATTGGGATTTACCTCTGATCAGCTCTATCCATGTGTATGGGAGGCGACATATGTATTGGAGGCAATTGGTTTTTATGTTCGAGCATTTATTTCAGATGGTGCTTCTCCCAATAGgaagttttacaaaattatgGTGACACCTGATATTGGTAACACATATTGGACCAACAACTTATTATCATTGGACAGAAAGATCTTTTTTATATCCGATGTCCCTCATCTCATTAAAACAACGAGAAACTGTTTCGAGAACTCTCATGGAAACAATAATACACGCAATCTTTTT CTCGATCACATGGATATCAGCTGGAaccatcttgtcaatgtttatgaATGGGATCTGAATTTACATGGAGCAGCACCTGGATTAAGGAAACTTTATAAACTAAAAGAGGATCACATAAAGTTAACTCCAAGGTTGAGGATGCAAGTTAAGTTGGCTACCCAA GTTTTGAGTAAAACAACTGCTGATGCACTTGAGGTTCAGGGGCTGCATTATACGAAAAGTACAATAAAGTTTGTGCGTATGTTTGACCAAGTTTTTGATTGCTTGAATGTATCTTCAATTAATCAAGATCGTGGCGGAAAAATAGCTCTTGCAGCATATAGAGATGTTAACGATTGGCGTTTTGAG tttttagagAAAGAATTCCTCGAACATTACCTGGGAAGGTGGGAAGAACAAGCCAATGACACACCTAATTTATCCcaagatgaaaaaaataaattgttattgAGCAAACAGACGATAAATGGTTGGAAAATAACAG TGAAATCATTCGTGGAACTGACCAAATTACTTCTCCAGAGTCCAAATGTCAAGATGATTTTGAGCGAGAAATTCTCACAAGATCCATTGGAGGAACATTTCGCTCGTCAAAGACGAAGTGGTGGTACATGTGACAACCCAACACTTTATCAATTTGGCCAACAAGAACTTTCTTTGCTTGTTATGAAATCTGAGTTGATCAGAGATCTACGTGGAAACACTCGACGTGGTAATCAAAATCAGATTCACCTAGACGTAAATGATATGAGGAAACTTCCACAGAAAAGAAAGAGATAG